GTTGGAAATATTGACCGATATATCATATTACATTTTCTGACAGCCAACGATATGGCTGTTTTTGACTTTGCAATTAAGGCTACAATGATTCTAGATCTTCTTATTAATGCAATTACCTATTCTGTTAACCCAACTGCGTACGAGGCTCTCAATAAATCACCAGAAGAATTTCATAGTAAAGTGAACAATATGTTTGCTAGTATAAATGCACTTGTAATGATCGCAATTACAGGCTCAGCACTAGTATTACCGCTAATAATTCCTGTTTTTATTCATAATAGCGACTTATTTGCATCCTATTCGCTTATTTGCATTATATCTGCAGGATACTTAGTGAAAGTATTTACTAATGTCTTATTAATTCCATATTATTTCTACCAGAAAACGTCTCGGCTTTTGTCTGTTTTCTTTTTTTCTACTGGATTCTATATTCTCACTGCTGTTCCTATGATTTATTTTTGGGGGATAAAAGGAGCTGCAGTTGCAACAATTATTGCAAAAATTTCTCAGATTCCATTTCTTCTGAAATATAGCAAAGTGTTTTTTTCATTCTCATTTAGTATGAAATCGTTCATTTTACCCACACTATTTGTGTTTATAATATCTGCAGCAACAAGCATCGCTATTGTGAATAATAACAACAATACCATAACTCAGTCGTTACTTTTTGTTACGGTTGTTATTATCGTATATTTATCTTACAAAAGTAAACTCCTTAACCTTTATAAATCAAACAAAAGCAATAAGTGATGAGTAAGCCTTTATTGACGTTTCTATTTATCGATGCTACAATAGCAGGAGGTGCGGAAAGAACAACTTTCAACATAATTAACCATCTATCAAGAAAAGGATATAGCATTGCTGTGATTTCGCTGTTTGCAAGCAATCAAAAAACATTTTTCCCTCTCGACAAAGAAATACAATTCTATAGCATTAATAACAAGCCTACATCAAAGTATATTTTCTTTCCTATCGAGAAGTATTTAATCGATTATTTTCCAGTGATAATAGGGCTTCGCCGATTGCTAAAGAAGATAAAGCCAGTGATTGTTTTTTCTGTAGCTATTAATCCTTCGATTTACTATGAAGCAGCATCAATAGGTTTATCGGGTATAAAAGAGGTAGTGTGCGAACATGGTGACTTAGATAATACTATTAATCATGATCGTCTTTCTAAGTGGGCAAGAGTTTTGGGTGTTAAATTCGGGCACAGCGTTCTCTTACTAACAGAGGAGAACAGATGTAAATATAATGCTTACTTTAAAAGTAAGATTAAAAGATCATGGGTAATACCCAATGCTATTCCAATTAAAGTTGATGAATGCAATGCTCTTGACCAGCCAATAGCAATAGCGATTGGCCGATTTGTTCCAGAAAAAGGATTTGAGCGAATGGTTGATATTTGGTTTTCTGTAGTGCAGGTTAAACCAACTTGGAAGTTGAAAATAATTGGCGATGGTCCTTTAAAGGAGTCTATCATGCAAATAGTTCGATTCAAGCAGCTCGAGGACTACATCATAATTGAACCTGCTACGCTTGAAATAGAGAGCTACTATAGAAACGCTTCAATCTTTATTATGACATCGCACTTTGAGGGGCTTCCCATGGTTTTACTTGAAGCGATGGAGCACGGAATACCGATTGTCGCATTTGACTGTCCTTCTGGTCCACGACAAATTATTAAAGATAACGAAGACGGCTTCTTGATCACCAATAACGATAATGAGCAATTTGTAGCCAAAATAATCAAACTAGTTGAAGATGATACACTAAGAAAACAAATGGGGAAAAAGGCAAAAAATAATATCCAAAGATTTAGCACCACTCAAATCGTCCCCTTATGGGAGAATATGATTAATTCAATCCTCAATGAATAGGATATTGTTTTTATCTTTTTGGAATCCTACCCAAGCAAATCCTGGGAAGGGAGTATTTATTCACGAACA
This is a stretch of genomic DNA from Williamwhitmania taraxaci. It encodes these proteins:
- a CDS encoding glycosyltransferase family 4 protein, producing MSKPLLTFLFIDATIAGGAERTTFNIINHLSRKGYSIAVISLFASNQKTFFPLDKEIQFYSINNKPTSKYIFFPIEKYLIDYFPVIIGLRRLLKKIKPVIVFSVAINPSIYYEAASIGLSGIKEVVCEHGDLDNTINHDRLSKWARVLGVKFGHSVLLLTEENRCKYNAYFKSKIKRSWVIPNAIPIKVDECNALDQPIAIAIGRFVPEKGFERMVDIWFSVVQVKPTWKLKIIGDGPLKESIMQIVRFKQLEDYIIIEPATLEIESYYRNASIFIMTSHFEGLPMVLLEAMEHGIPIVAFDCPSGPRQIIKDNEDGFLITNNDNEQFVAKIIKLVEDDTLRKQMGKKAKNNIQRFSTTQIVPLWENMINSILNE
- a CDS encoding lipopolysaccharide biosynthesis protein is translated as MSGIKTLRSTITYTIIGTLPVASSLLLLPFFTNFLSTADYGRLSLYIGFTLLVQVLTTFGLDSWVGVVFHKYSNNAALQRTKISNLIGFSFYVILVSIVFWSIIGPLFFKSVFILKEGQTSTYAYLATLTGIISSPFKILTSLYINKKNPTSFFWTNLIYFVLIVALTIGGMYIFPNTLIGPIVGRLLATTIITIYAIIKLKSWYGIIYKISIELKEIWAFCSPLVVYFILAWVVGNIDRYIILHFLTANDMAVFDFAIKATMILDLLINAITYSVNPTAYEALNKSPEEFHSKVNNMFASINALVMIAITGSALVLPLIIPVFIHNSDLFASYSLICIISAGYLVKVFTNVLLIPYYFYQKTSRLLSVFFFSTGFYILTAVPMIYFWGIKGAAVATIIAKISQIPFLLKYSKVFFSFSFSMKSFILPTLFVFIISAATSIAIVNNNNNTITQSLLFVTVVIIVYLSYKSKLLNLYKSNKSNK